The Neurospora crassa OR74A linkage group I, whole genome shotgun sequence genome segment CAAAAGCCCACCCCAAGTGACGCATTGATGCCACTGCCGTCCTTGTTTGATGGCTCTTCCCCTTTCCAACGACAATGACGTGTTCAGCTCGGCTTGATCTCCGGCCTGGTGAATGGTCTTGCTCTTTTCCTCCCAGTCATCAGCTCATGCGTTGGTCCAGACTTGTTAAGTTTGTTACCGCGATCGAACTATTTACCACTTGCTGTCCAAATTCCTTCGAGACTGGCTGAGGTTCAGTTGGGCAAGGACAAAGATCACTCGGGCATTTCCGAACAGTGTCTTGGGTTTGCTGCACCTTGCCCATCCAACCAGGAATATTACTACCACAATAAACAAGTCGCAAGAAGACAACCGAAGTGTTCAACTTATCCGGTTGTGAGTAGTCCATGGGCAAGAGCAACCCATGTTCATATAGTTAGGTCTTCAATCTCGTGCCTACTCCCTCTTCGGGTGAGCAACGTCATTTGGCTCCTTCCCTGATTGCCAAGGCACTCACCCCGAAGCCCAAAGCAACCAGCCGGCAACTTGCAATTACCCCCAGCGGCCTACTCGGTTTGAGCATGCGCGTTCGTGTCGAGTATCGTTTGCTTGGGTCGGACACGAGATCAAATTCGCGACCTGCGTTCTTATAAGACcatctcaccctcctcctcctctccatcttcttcttcttctgttcatcctcatcaatcTTCAGtgtctcctccaccatcaccaccaccaccaccaccactaccattACCACCTGGTCTTCGACATCAAcatcgccgtcgtcgtcgtcgccgtcttccttacctctacatcttcctctttcttccttctttcatcTTTCCCCGTCTTCATAACGTTTCGATCTCAACTTGCAATCACTCCGCGTTTGTCAAGTCACCATGTCATTCGCCACCGGAGCTCGACTGCCCAATTCTCGTTCGGGcgcctcatcctcgtcgcaGCGCAGCGGCCAGGCGTCTGAGGTATTGAACATTCAGGCGAGTACCTTTCAgctttcccctttctctcAAGCAGCGCAGTTCTACGTCTATGTCTATTGAGGAAGAGTGCTTTCACCCCCATTTCACGTATACTGATATTTTCTTCTACAGGTGGACTTGGTGGTCCCAACTCGTGGCTTTCGCATTGTAGACGACCAGGACCGAGAGCTCAAGACAATCTTGGAACAGATCGAACAACAGCACCGTGTCAGGATCTGCCTCAAAGCACAGGAGGATCCCATCCAGATCTCCGCTGCTTCTCCCAAGAACGCCCAGGCGGCCATACGCAGCATCTTGAGGAGCTTGATGCTCCGTGAAGGGCATGCGACAGTCTGGCGAGATTCAGTACTTGTGGCTCCGCCCAGCAGCGACAAGCGTGTCATACGGATACTTCTCCAGGACAGCCCTGAAACCACATGGTTTCGACCAGCCGCGACACTCACCGACTCTACTGAGGTGGCCGATGCTTTGGCTGTCCAAGCTTACAAGAGCGATCTTGCTGCTGCGATGGTCCGCGTGGGTGATGGCTTGCGGTATTGTCCCAATAGGATGCGCATGCAGATCGCTTTCGGCAAACTGTTCTTCAAAGAACGCAAGCGGGGTACTACGAGCTATACGCTCGATGAGTTCTCGAAGTTGGCTCGCAGGGTGAGCAGCAGAGGGACTTCTTACATGGAGATGAGGTAAGTGTATACTCTGGTCTTCCCTTCTGGTTCTCCTTTTTCTGGTCGCTTTCCCAGGCGATTAATGTCTAACACTGCTCAGACTGGGTGGTGAATCAATGCGCGAAAAGATTCAACATGCCTTCTCCCTCGATCCAGACTTTGAAGGCCCCCAAGGCATAGAAAACTTTGTGATTGTGACGACGAAAAATGTCAACCTGGAAGTGAGCGTCGATAAAAATCAAATCTGTGGTTTTACTTTCGGCTCATTGAACGTCTTCCATCGAGAGAAGAGCCACCGTAGTGTCGAACTTGCCACAGCATGCCCTGACAAGTAAGTCGGCATCTTTCTCACTTCCTTGCCAAACTAACACATCCCAGAAATCACGACTGGGTCTTGAAAGTCGAGTCTCCCATCGATGAGACCGGCAATAAGCTCCCACTCGATCAACATACACTGAGCAAGGGCATCAGGATTCGTCACAATGAGAACACCCGTTGTATTGAGCCTCACATTGCGGCGTCCTTCGCACAGAAACACCATATTGAGGCTCTCATTGGCAAGACGACCTGGTCCTATTACCTCAACAAGGACTACATCGTTGAGCTTTCCCTGTACCGGCAGTGGAGCACTATCTCGGGCACCAAGAGCCGACAGCCTCAAGAGCCCGTCGCTGGTGTGAGCGTCAGCATGTATCGACCGGAGTGGGACGACCACATGGCCAATGCTGACGTTTCAGCCGGACCGCGGTCCTGGGAAGCGTTTCCAGAACAGTTCTTCAAGTCATCCATGTCATCCGCTGACCCCACTAGGGATCTTGACCCGCTTGATGCCTTATTGCACTGGGTTGGAAAGGTCCAAACGGTGCTGGAAAGAACTGTATAGACAGACGCGGGCTATCAGCAGTTGTAGATGGAAAGTTGTCGTGGTGAGGTATTAAGAGCTGAAGTAGTGATGTTTGGCTGCTGAGCTCAAGGTCGCGGAACGGTTCTTCGAATACATGGGTGTGTCGTCATAATAATCGTCAATGGCTCAACGCGTATTCAAGGAGATCGAGGACATACACCAAGTAGCTGTGCCCAAGTTGTATTTTTGTcgttttttgtttgtttttttttgcttcgCTTAATCACACAATAACAAGTCAGATTCTCCACTATGCCTGTGCCGATGCAGGTCCAGCTCCTTGTGCCAGCACCTTCTGCCTCAAGACTAGATGTTGATTCTTGTTAGTAACAATGCCATGGCTGAAATGCACGGACAGCtcaagaaaaagaggagaatGCCGTACCTTCTTCCACCACGCGGAGGTTGTTAGTCTTTCCCTGGACAATGGCTTCCAAGTTCTGAATGTTGGCGCCAAGTTCCTTGACCTTGGCATCGTAGAAATCAGTGGCACTTTTGGTGTCCTGAACGCTTCGAGTTAATAACATGTAGTGCCGTTCGTGGCGGAGAGACGTACCTTTTCGACGTAGAACCCAGTACCAACATCGACGATCACGCGGTCGGGGTTGGAGAGCTTGCCCTTGACGTAGAGGGAGTTGGTGAGGGGCACGAGGATGTCTTTGTTGTCTGTTGAATGGGGTCTTGTTGTCAGCGGTGACCATGACTGGAGGGTAGGCGTTCGGCTGGGCTTGGGTCGGGATGAAGGGAATGGAATTGTAGGATGGGCGTGGTGGAACAGCAGGTGGGAAGAAAGGGTGTTGATCGGATATGAGGATGGGAGATATGAGGCgtggggaggtggaggatggCGACATCACCGCCATGAGATGAGtagataaaagtaaaatGAGGTGTAGACGTTTGTTATGGTTGTAAGTGGGATGAAGAGGActggagaaaaaaagggataGCTCATCGGGTCACATCAGAGAATGAGACAAAAGCTCACGAAGAGGTTGACcgtcaagtggaagcttgACAAaatccatccccatcccccaaACTCCCGGCCCTTCGAATATACTCATAGACGATCCACCCCATCTCATCTACCACATCAAGATGAAAGAAAAATGAAGGAAACAGGTCAACTAAACATACCATCAAAAGAACTGCTTCCTGTCTGCACGATTCGCAAGCACTCTTTGAACTTGGCCTGCGCCGCAGCTAGCTGCGTGTACGAGGCCGTCAGGTGCTCGACCTCCTCGTCTAGCTGCTGCTTGACGGCGGTAAGTTGTTGAGCGCTGAGGCTCTCAATGTTGACTGGGAAGGTCTGTTAGTGACTGCCACACATTGAAACATCAAACGGGGAATGGGGGCGGCATCATGGTGTGGACTAAAGGGGGTGAGATGAGTGCGGGAGGTGACCAGGGGGGGGGATGGGGAAGGTAAGGTGAAGCTTGAGCTCGAAGCTTGATTGAGCTTTAGAGGAGGAGCGAACATGAAGCTCCCTTGAATGAGTGGGAGCTTGCAAGGTTCAAAGGAGCGGGCAGCGGTGAAAGGGGAGATACTTACCTCCTTCTTGCTTGCCAGACATCTTTACGCTTTCTTATTCGTTTGTAATCGAGAGAGGAATGGGCTAGATGTAAGAGTGTCTAATTCACAAAACCGAATGTGATGTTTGAACGAGGTTCAGTTCCAGTTGATCGGGCGGCCACGAGGGCCGGCAGCAACGATAGAGGTAGTGCGTGGAGGTGGTTGCCC includes the following:
- a CDS encoding c-myc binding protein, whose translation is MSGKQEGVNIESLSAQQLTAVKQQLDEEVEHLTASYTQLAAAQAKFKECLRIVQTGSSSFDDNKDILVPLTNSLYVKGKLSNPDRVIVDVGTGFYVEKDTKSATDFYDAKVKELGANIQNLEAIVQGKTNNLRVVEEVLRQKVLAQGAGPASAQA